The DNA window AGTCAATGTTTCTCCGCAAGTGAATTTTTATAGCAACCAGAAATTGACCATTGACCCGAAGGATTTGACCATTACATTATTCTTGTCAAAACCATCTGCATACTTTGTAATCTGGAGTTTTTTTGATAAGTTTAACCCAACATAATTCAATCCGATGGTTCTCAGCAGAATTTGGTCCGCATTTATCATAGTGGCCATTGCTATCGCAAGTATAAAGTACATTTCATCAGACCACTATAAAACCATTTTCAATGATATGGTGGTAGGGAAAGGCGGCGATACGGTACAGATTGCCACACAGAAAATGACTGCCCTGTCCCCTGTCGTTCGCGACAGCCTGATGAAAAAACCTGATTTTGCAGACAGCAGGATTCATTATAAGACCGACTCTCTACAACAGGATGTAAAGATATACCGGGTGCAGGAAGCCGATGGCGTCATCGGGACATCTGAAACGGCAGTAAAAATCTGCCTCGGCCTTATTGGCATCATGGCCCTGTTCATGGGCTTTATGAGCATTGCTGAAAAAGCAGGGGGAATCAATCTCCTGAGCCGGCTGATTCAGCCTTTCTTCTCGAAACTTTTCCCTGAAATCCCTAAAAACCATCCTGCATTTGGCCATATGCTGATGAATTTCAGTGCCAATCTTCTCGGTCTGGACAATGCAGCAACGCCTTTTGGACTGAAAGCCATGGAAAGCCTGCAGACCCTGAATCCGGATAAAGACACGGCCACCAATTCACAGATCATGTTCCTGTGCCTTCATGCCGGAGGAATGACCCTGATTCCGGTTTCCATTATCGCGCTCAGATCCTCTGCCGGTTCCAAGAACCCCACTGATATTTTCCTGTACTGCATGATTGCGACCTTCACGGCAACGCTGGCAGCGATGATCATTGTCTCTTTATACCAGAAAATCAATTTATTAAAACCCGTGGTTTTAGCCTATGTCGGAGGAATTTCCGCATTGGTCGGACTTCTGGTCTGGTATTTAACAGGGCTCAGCAAAGAAAACCTGGACACGTTCAGCCAGATTTCAAGCAATGGCCTGATTCTCTTTATTTTCCTGGCGATTGTCATTGGTGCGGTTTATAAAAAGATCAATGTCTTTGAAGCCTTTGTAGACGGTGCAAAAGAAGGTTTCACCACCAGTGTGAAGATTATTCCTTATCTGGTCGGGATGCTTATCGCTATTTCGCTCCTCAGGACTTCCGGTGTTTTCGATGTGATGATTGACGGGATGAAATGGGTAGCCAATGCAGCGAATTTAGATGCCCGATTTGTTGACGGGCTTCCGACAGCACTGATCAAACCATTATCCGGATCCGGAGCACGGGGCATGATGATGGATACCATGGCGACTTTCGGGCCGGACAGCTTCCAGGGAAAACTGGCAGCCGTTCTCCAGGGAAGCTCAGATACGACGTTTTACGTGATTGCTGTCTATTTTGGGGCCGTAGCCG is part of the Chryseobacterium camelliae genome and encodes:
- a CDS encoding nucleoside recognition domain-containing protein, giving the protein MVLSRIWSAFIIVAIAIASIKYISSDHYKTIFNDMVVGKGGDTVQIATQKMTALSPVVRDSLMKKPDFADSRIHYKTDSLQQDVKIYRVQEADGVIGTSETAVKICLGLIGIMALFMGFMSIAEKAGGINLLSRLIQPFFSKLFPEIPKNHPAFGHMLMNFSANLLGLDNAATPFGLKAMESLQTLNPDKDTATNSQIMFLCLHAGGMTLIPVSIIALRSSAGSKNPTDIFLYCMIATFTATLAAMIIVSLYQKINLLKPVVLAYVGGISALVGLLVWYLTGLSKENLDTFSQISSNGLILFIFLAIVIGAVYKKINVFEAFVDGAKEGFTTSVKIIPYLVGMLIAISLLRTSGVFDVMIDGMKWVANAANLDARFVDGLPTALIKPLSGSGARGMMMDTMATFGPDSFQGKLAAVLQGSSDTTFYVIAVYFGAVAVKNTRYTVVAMLLADLVGIITSIALAYLFFA